The DNA region AATTTGGATGTTATCAACATTACCTTTGAAAGTAAGTGGTTTTTTATTCTTCGGTATTTGGTTGGTcagtggaaaatatttttcaagaaaatacatCAACTTATTAAAGCAGGTAAAGTACTTTTAACTTAGGAAAAAAGAACTCCAAAACAGTGAGATTTTGATACCCTTAAAACCTCCCTGCTAACAAGAAATCTACTCTTTCTCTATACTTGTAGTTAAACTATTGTAAAAGTTAATAAAAAAGTTCTTTTGGATTCTGACTAATTATCTCAAGCTGGTCAGTTGTTATAATAACAAATTGTCACAAATTTTAGCAAAATTATAAAACAAGACACTAATTTGTTGCGCTAACTAACTAGTGCTAGTACACTACAACATTTCAGCCTCCTATAGTTCCGCCTCCTATAGTTCCCTTTATTCCCTCTTCCTTAAACAGGCTTaaaatttttattataatttaatcaGCCTCGTGAAGAGGTGCACTCCGATACCATTGATGTCCAATAGCTTTTATAGTAATGGCTGGATGTTTTTCAATAGCATATCTGCTTGACATATATGCCTTCACTCGGGCTTCAAAAAAGCAGAGAAATGTTGAAGTGACGTCCAAGCCTGTGGTCGCGATGCCGCCTCCATGCAAGCCCTCGCTCACCGAGCCGGGTTAGTTACTTACTGATTTGGTAGTTAACGAATTTGTTTATATAGTCAGGTTACCTAAAAGATAATTATAAAGGTAACTGTCTATAATTAGGATACGGAAGAAACATTATGCTATATTAATATCATTTAATAATGAAACGTCTATTGAGATCAGCCAACATCTTGTTGTTGCTTAATTGCAATACACAAACTGATAAATAAAAAACTTATACCAAAGACCACCAGTGAGGTGCCGGCTAGATTAACTTAACCAAAATAAAAGAAGGGGGGAAATACTAAAAGAATCCATGATCATAATCCAAGGTATGGTTATGAGTGTAATTTGATGCATACATAAATGGCTTGATGTCATAGTTATCAAAAATCCCAACACCATTTGCAATGAAAGAGGAACAAATACTATTCTGATGAGTGGTTACATTCTTGTTCAAGTCTTCCATTGAATCCTTTAAATGCTCAAGCTCATGTAAAGCAAGTTTACTTATAGGGGCTTCCCACCAATATTTGTTTTGCCTAGTTTTCCTCATTTGATCAAGTGTTTCTCCCTTTTTCTTCTCAACTTCAAGCTGAGCAAGAATTTGAGTGAGTTTCAAGTTGAGGTCAAGGACATTGACATGTCGTTGACCCTCGACGAAATGAAGTCGATTGGAGATTATTGAATGAGGATTTCTTGAAAGAAACCTATCAATAATGGACTCAACATTAGGGTGGCTAAAAGAGTAAACGTTTTTCGCAGGGGAGAAAACTATAATGGCGATTTTAACTCCACACAGTGTACATAATTCACTAGCTTTCTTGAAAAGTCCTGAACGGCGTTTGGAGAAGGTAACTTGGAGGTGATTCTTCAtctctatttttgcaatttttatctttttccttccCATGCTAGGCTGTTTTGCCATGTCTAGAACTATAAAAACAAAGACAATTGTTCTTACAAAAGAATGCAAGAGACCAATTGTGTGGATTGAGTGTAAACATGTACTACTATTTAAAGAGGGTTTGGAGTTGAATCAAGTTTTTGCTACTGTGTGTTTTTTTACATAACTCATTTATGTATTGGTTTGGGAGTTATAATATCTTAGCGTCTTAATGCATGGATAAAGGGAAACTGAATGCACCTTAGTTGGCATATTATCATGTAATAATCAATATTCCTCATAGAAGTCAACAATATATTACAAATATTTTCCTCATATGAGTCAATAATTTATTCAGTATATCCCATAATCAATACTTACAGCTTGAGCATTTGTATTTAGCAATTGTCAACCCTTTTATTAGTTGCTCCTAATGGAGCTAGTGAGGTTGATGATGATAATCAAGAGGAGTGAATAACCTCTCAAAATAAATGATTATTGTTTACCTGCAAAACGGTACATTTGAATTAGTTCGTGGTTTTTAGACCAGTGatttaatttgatccaaaaagtaACGAAATAACTGATGAAATATAAAGTATTTAGCCTTATAATGCAGATGAAATGACAGAGCTGACGAGTT from Nicotiana tabacum cultivar K326 chromosome 24, ASM71507v2, whole genome shotgun sequence includes:
- the LOC107775931 gene encoding agamous-like MADS-box protein AGL62 — its product is MAKQPSMGRKKIKIAKIEMKNHLQVTFSKRRSGLFKKASELCTLCGVKIAIIVFSPAKNVYSFSHPNVESIIDRFLSRNPHSIISNRLHFVEGQRHVNVLDLNLKLTQILAQLEVEKKKGETLDQMRKTRQNKYWWEAPISKLALHELEHLKDSMEDLNKNVTTHQNSICSSFIANGVGIFDNYDIKPFMYASNYTHNHTLDYDHGFF